The Primulina eburnea isolate SZY01 chromosome 13, ASM2296580v1, whole genome shotgun sequence genome includes a region encoding these proteins:
- the LOC140808656 gene encoding beta-xylosidase/alpha-L-arabinofuranosidase 2-like, with product MATAKLAAFLCFFILCVILSNFRPVFAQRKPAFACDIAGNPGLEKFRFCDTSLDVKTRVDDLVKRLTLQEKIGWIVNTAKGVSRLGIPNYEWWSEILHGISFIGPGSKFMGPVPGATSFPQVILTAATFNVSLYEAIGKAVSTEARAMYNEGLAGLTFWSPNINIYRDPRWGRGQETPGEDPLLSSRYGAAYVRGLQQRDDGNKEKLKIAACCKHYTAYDLDDWKGFRRYNFNAMVSQQDLDDTYNPPFKSCVLDGNVASVMCSYNQINGRPTCGDRDLLYGVIRGQWKLNGYIVTDCDSIHEMFNAQRFRETPEETAALALNAGLDLNCGSSLTNFTQGAVDRGLVNETVISRAVSNNFATMMRLGFFDGNPKNHLYGNLGAKDICTTATREFAREVARQGFVLLKNTKGSLPLSSTVKNLVVIGPNAAATEAMLGSYFGTPCKYTSPLEAIKASVSTVLYQPGCADVWCATPKVEDAKKIASEANAVVLIMGLDQNIEREALDRMNVTLPGQQELLITEVAKVSKGPVILVIMSGGSLDIQFAKDNPKVSSILWVGYPGEAGGAAIADVIFGLCNPGGRLPMTWYPQSYVDKVNMTNMNFRPNPATGFPGRTYRFYKGKTVYPFGYGLSYSAFSHHLVEAPEFVTMPLEEAHVCRTSTCKSIDAVDHNCNNLAFDIHLGVKNTGKFSGSHTVLLFSSPPELHNAPQKQLIGFEKLHLMPQEDGVVRFNIDVCKHLSVVDETGKWKVALGQHMLHVGSLKHPLNVRI from the exons ATGGCCACTGCAAAGCTTGCCGCTTTCCTCTGTTTCTTCATACTATGCGTCATCCTGTCGAATTTCAGGCCCGTTTTTGCTCAGAGAAAGCCCGCATTCGCCTGCGACATTGCTGGAAATCCAGGGCTGGAGAAATTCAGGTTCTGTGATACGTCGTTGGATGTGAAAACCCGAGTTGATGATTTGGTGAAAAGGCTCACGCTGCAGGAGAAGATAGGGTGGATAGTGAATACTGCAAAAGGAGTGAGTAGGCTTGGGATCCCGAATTACGAGTGGTGGTCTGAGATTTTACATGGGATTTCGTTCATCGGGCCGGGAAGCAAGTTTATGGGCCCGGTTCCGGGGGCCACTAGCTTCCCTCAGGTCATTCTCACTGCAGCAACTTTTAATGTATCCCTCTATGAAGCCATTGGAAAG GCGGTTTCGACCGAGGCCAGAGCAATGTACAACGAGGGATTGGCCGGGTTGACATTTTGGTCCCCAAATATCAACATATATCGTGACCCTAGGTGGGGGAGAGGCCAAGAAACTCCCGGAGAGGACCCTCTTCTGTCCAGCAGATACGGAGCGGCGTATGTGAGAGGCTTGCAACAACGAGATGATGGCAATAAAGAGAAGCTCAAAATCGCAGCTTGCTGTAAGCATTACACTGCTTATGATCTCGATGATTGGAAAGGATTTCGGAGATACAATTTCAATGCTATG GTGTCACAGCAAGATCTTGATGATACGTACAATCCCCCGTTCAAGAGCTGTGTTCTAGATGGAAATGTTGCTAGTGTGATGTGTTCTTACAACCAAATCAACGGCAGGCCAACATGCGGTGATCGGGATTTGTTGTATGGTGTGATTCGAGGCCAATGGAAGCTTAACGG GTACATTGTCACAGATTGTGATTCTATACATGAGATGTTCAACGCACAAAGGTTTCGGGAAACACCAGAGGAGACTGCTGCTTTGGCTTTGAATGCAG GATTGGATCTCAACTGTGGAAGTTCCTTGACAAATTTTACTCAAGGTGCAGTAGACCGTGGACTGGTAAATGAAACGGTGATTAGTAGAGCTGTCTCAAACAATTTCGCAACAATGATGAGATTGGGATTCTTTGATGGCAATCCTAAGAACCATCTTTACGGAAATCTTGGAGCAAAAGATATCTGCACCACAGCAACACGAGAATTTGCACGGGAAGTTGCACGACAAGGGTTTGTTTTGCTCAAGAACACCAAAGGCTCACTGCCTTTATCCTCCACTGTCAAGAACTTGGTCGTAATTGGCCCCAATGCTGCTGCAACCGAAGCCATGCTAGGCAGCTATTTTG GCACACCATGCAAATACACGAGTCCATTGGAGGCCATAAAAGCCTCGGTTTCCACAGTACTGTATCAGCCTGGCTGCGCAGACGTGTGGTGTGCCACTCCCAAAGTAGAGGATGCCAAGAAAATAGCATCAGAGGCAAACGCTGTAGTTTTAATCATGGGTTTGGATCAAAATATCGAGAGAGAAGCATTGGACAGAATGAATGTTACTCTACCAGGGCAGCAGGAGCTTTTGATTACAGAAGTTGCAAAAGTATCTAAAGGACCTGTGATTCTTGTAATTATGAGTGGAGGTAGCTTGGATATACAGTTTGCAAAAGATAATCCCAAAGTTAGTAGCATTCTTTGGGTTGGTTACCCAGGCGAAGCAGGTGGAGCCGCAATAGCAGATGTAATTTTCGGGCTATGCAATCCAG GTGGAAGACTACCCATGACTTGGTATCCACAATCATATGTCGACAAGGTGAACATGACTAATATGAACTTTAGACCGAACCCTGCCACAGGATTCCCTGGTCGAACATATCGATTCTACAAGGGCAAAACTGTCTATCCATTCGGATATGGACTAAGCTACTCAGCATTCAGTCACCACTTAGTTGAAGCCCCAGAGTTCGTGACCATGCCATTAGAAGAAGCACACGTTTGTCGCACATCGACGTGCAAATCCATTGATGCTGTGGACCATAACTGCAACAATCTAGCCTTCGACATTCATTTAGGAGTGAAGAACACAGGAAAATTCAGTGGAAGCCACACGGTTCTCTTGTTTTCTAGCCCCCCAGAACTGCACAATGCACCTCAGAAACAGTTGATCGGGTTCGAAAAATTGCATCTTATGCCACAAGAAGACGGGGT
- the LOC140808635 gene encoding F-box/kelch-repeat protein At1g22040-like, with the protein MGARLSLNNHKVSASDLFEVSQSEACKRLRPSDGFWDENPRLIPSLPDELSIQILAWLPRVWHLNAKLVSRSWKAALTSRELFKLRKELGATEEWLYILTKIDGTRLVWYALDPVSNKWQRLPLMPNVAAEDGTRWGLSGLRVWNMVNSSVVADAIKALFGRKDALDQIPFCGCAIGAVDGCLYVLGGFCRASATKSVWRYDPVVNSWTEVAPMSAGRAYCKTGVLNNQLYVVGGVTRGRGGLTPLQSAEVFDPCSGIWSEVPSMPFSKAQVLPTAFLADLLRPIATGMTSYRGKLYVPQSLYCWPFFVDVGGEVYDPETNSWVEMPSGMGEGWPARQAGTKLSVIVEEELYALEPSNSLDSARIKVYDHQDDSWKIIEGDVLIRDLADSESPYLLAGFLGRLHVICKDANHNISVMQASRQNRLDPTPSTSTANLGESLQEFSESVSGSWENIWKVIATTNAGSAELVSCQILDI; encoded by the coding sequence ATGGGAGCTAGATTGAGTCTTAATAATCATAAGGTGAGCGCCAGTGACCTCTTTGAGGTGTCGCAAAGTGAAGCATGTAAGAGATTACGGCCATCTGATGGATTTTGGGACGAAAATCCAAGATTAATTCCTAGTCTTCCTGACGAGTTGTCAATTCAAATTCTCGCCTGGCTCCCAAGAGTTTGGCATCTCAATGCAAAGCTGGTTTCAAGAAGCTGGAAAGCTGCTTTAACGAGCAGAGAACTTTTTAAACTAAGAAAAGAACTTGGTGCAACGGAAGAATGGCTATACATATTGACTAAGATTGATGGTACTAGACTCGTATGGTATGCGCTGGACCCCGTCTCCAATAAATGGCAACGGTTGCCTCTAATGCCAAATGTTGCTGCTGAAGATGGAACAAGATGGGGCCTATCTGGTCTTCGAGTGTGGAACATGGTAAATTCAAGTGTTGTAGCAGATGCCATAAAGGCATTGTTTGGGAGGAAGGATGCATTGGACCAAATCCCTTTTTGTGGTTGTGCGATCGGAGCTGTTGATGGATGCCTATATGTCCTTGGTGGATTTTGTAGGGCTTCAGCCACGAAATCTGTCTGGCGTTACGATCCTGTTGTAAATTCTTGGACTGAAGTGGCTCCCATGTCTGCTGGCAGAGCTTATTGCAAGACCGGTGTCTTAAACAACCAACTTTATGTCGTTGGCGGTGTTACTCGGGGACGAGGTGGGCTTACTCCTCTTCAATCAGCAGAAGTTTTCGATCCGTGCTCTGGTATATGGTCTGAGGTACCTAGCATGCCATTTTCAAAAGCTCAGGTGCTGCCAACTGCTTTTCTTGCTGACCTACTGAGACCTATCGCAACCGGGATGACCTCATATCGGGGGAAACTATACGTTCCTCAAAGTTTGTATTGTTGGCCGTTTTTTGTTGATGTTGGAGGAGAGGTCTATGATCCAGAGACAAATTCTTGGGTAGAAATGCCATCTGGCATGGGGGAGGGTTGGCCTGCTAGGCAAGCCGGAACTAAACTAAGTGTCATTGTTGAAGAGGAGTTATATGCGTTGGAGCCATCTAACTCTCTAGATAGTGCCAGGATCAAAGTGTATGATCATCAAGATGATTCTTGGAAAATAATCGAAGGGGATGTACTCATTCGCGACCTTGCTGACTCAGAATCTCCATATCTACTTGCAGGTTTTCTTGGAAGATTGCACGTGATTTGTAAAGATGCAAATCATAACATATCAGTTATGCAGGCCAGTAGGCAAAATCGGCTTGATCCCACTCCATCTACCTCAACGGCTAATCTAGGCGAATCTTTGCAAGAGTTTTCAGAATCTGTTTCAGGGTCATGGGAAAATATCTGGAAGGTTATTGCCACTACAAATGCTGGATCTGCAGAGCTAGTTAGTTGCCAAATCCTTGATATCTAG
- the LOC140808636 gene encoding LOW QUALITY PROTEIN: aminotransferase ALD1, chloroplastic-like (The sequence of the model RefSeq protein was modified relative to this genomic sequence to represent the inferred CDS: deleted 1 base in 1 codon) — MEVSLETTRITALDNEKDNNYRTKVARNPKLERLENNYLFPEISARELQHIRKYPDAKVISLGIGDTTQPLPDVIASSMANYAVGLSTPTGYRGYGAEQGCKELRNAIAKTFYGKIGIKDTEVFVSDGAQCDISRLQLLFGSNMSVAVQDPIFPAYVDSSVIIGQTGDADKESGRYENIKYMKCEARNGFFPDLSKTPRTDIIFFCSPNNPTGHAATREQLEQLVQFAQDNGSIIVYDSAYAVYITDGRPRSIYEIPGARKVAIEISSFSKIAGFTGVRLGWTVVPEDLLYLNGLRVINDFNRIVTTCFNGASRIAQAGGLASLSSEGFKSVLSLVDYYKENAEILLETFKSLGFKAYGGENAPYLWVHFPGSNSWDVFNEILEKAHIITVPGAGFGPAGKEFIRVTAFGHRENILEASKRLRSHLS, encoded by the exons ATGGAAGTTTCACTAGAAACTACCAG GATCACAGCACTGGACAATGAAAAAG ATAACAATTATCGAACAAAAGTTGCTCGTAATCCAAAGTTGGAGAGGCTGGAAAATAACTATTTATTTCCTGAG ATTTCTGCACGTGAACTTCAACACATCAGAAAGTATCCCGATGCAAAAGTCATAAGCCTTGGCATTGGTGACACCACACAGCCGTTGCCAGATGTCATAGCTTCGAGCATGGCTAAT TATGCAGTGGGCCTTTCAACACCTACAGGTTATAGAGGCTATGGAGCTGAACAAGGATGCAAG GAACTAAGAAACGCAATAGCAAAAACATTTTATGGTAAAATA GGTATAAAGGACACAGAAGTATTTGTATCCGATGGTGCACAATGTGATATCTCTCGCCTTCAG CTTTTATTTGGGTCGAATATGTCAGTAGCTGTCCAAGATCCTATTTTTCCG GCTTATGTAGACTCAAGTGTGATAATTGGTCAGACTGGTGATGCTGACAAAGAATCAGGGAGATATGAGAATATCAAGTACATGAAATGCGAGGCTCGTAATGGATTCTTCCCCGACCTCTCAAAAACTCCACGAACTGATATAATTTTCTTCTGCTCTCCAAACAATCCAACCGGCCATGCTGCGACCCGGGAACAATTGGAACAACTCGTGCAATTTGCTCAGGACAATGGATCCATTATTGTGTATGACTCGGCCTATGCTGTTTATATTACAGATGGAAGACCTCGATCAATATATGAGATCCCTGGTGCCAGAAAG GTTGCTATTGAAATTTCATCCTTCTCCAAGATAGCTGGATTCACGGGGGTTCGTCTTGGTTGGACTGTGGTGCCTGAGGATCTCTTGTATTTGAATGGGTTACGTGTCATAAATGACTTTAACCGCATTGTTACTACTTGCTTCAACGGTGCTTCCAGGATAGCTCAGGCTGGTGGCCTTGCTAGTTTGTCCTCAGAGGGTTTCAAG AGTGTACTCTCTCTTGTTGATTACTACAAGGAGAATGCTGAGATACTGTTGGAGACTTTTAAATCATTGGGATTTAAGGCATACGGAGGTGAAAACGCGCCTTATCTTTGGGTTCATTTTCCAGGTTCGAATTCTTGGGATGTGTTTAATGAAATACTTGAGAAAGCACACATAATTACAGTTCCAGGAGCTGGATTCGGACCAGCAGGCAAAGAGTTTATAAGGGTTACTGCATTTGGTCACAGAGAAAACATCCTCGAAGCTTCGAAGAGGCTGAGAAGTCATCTCTCATAG